The following coding sequences are from one Brooklawnia cerclae window:
- a CDS encoding ABC transporter substrate-binding protein, whose product MRRLLVAGLAAALALTACSSGGDATTGSSSGSDSSTDRTYDVSGVEKVDDIAALLPQDIKDKGTLVIGASIDYAPAEFRADDLQTAIGYDVDLGKALGRVLGVETEVSAADFASLLPGMGTKYDIGISSFTVTPERVASYNMISYITVGSSFAVQKDNPQDFDPDALCGQTIGVQTGTWQADELDAASTECTQAGQDAIDVLSYSSQSDVTTNLIGGKIAAFYADSTVSSYAVALTEGQIEVVGGVRDAAPQGIVVPQDDQELTEAVQQAVQQLMDDGTWAAILDSWGVEDAALTTAELNPAS is encoded by the coding sequence ATGCGCCGACTTCTGGTTGCCGGACTGGCAGCCGCACTCGCACTCACCGCCTGCAGCAGCGGTGGGGACGCCACGACAGGATCGTCGTCCGGTTCGGACTCCAGCACCGACCGCACCTACGACGTGTCGGGAGTGGAGAAGGTGGACGACATCGCCGCGCTGCTGCCGCAGGACATCAAGGACAAGGGCACGCTGGTGATCGGTGCCTCCATCGACTACGCGCCCGCGGAGTTCCGTGCCGACGACCTGCAGACGGCCATCGGCTACGACGTCGACCTCGGCAAGGCGCTCGGCCGGGTGCTCGGCGTCGAGACCGAGGTCAGTGCCGCCGACTTCGCCAGCCTGCTGCCCGGCATGGGCACCAAGTACGACATCGGTATCTCGTCGTTCACCGTCACCCCCGAGCGCGTGGCGAGCTACAACATGATCTCCTACATCACGGTCGGCTCGTCCTTCGCGGTGCAGAAGGACAACCCGCAGGACTTCGACCCCGATGCCCTGTGCGGTCAGACGATCGGCGTCCAGACCGGCACGTGGCAGGCCGACGAACTCGACGCCGCGAGCACCGAGTGCACCCAGGCGGGCCAGGACGCGATCGACGTCCTGAGCTACAGCTCCCAGTCGGACGTGACCACCAACCTCATCGGCGGCAAGATCGCCGCGTTCTACGCCGACTCGACCGTCTCCAGCTACGCCGTTGCCCTGACCGAGGGCCAGATCGAGGTGGTGGGCGGGGTGCGCGACGCCGCGCCGCAGGGCATCGTCGTCCCGCAGGACGACCAGGAGCTCACCGAAGCCGTGCAGCAGGCCGTGCAACAGCTGATGGACGACGGCACCTGGGCCGCGATCCTCGACAGCTGGGGCGTCGAGGACGCCGCGCTGACCACCGCCGAGCTGAACCCGGCGAGCTAG
- a CDS encoding NAD-dependent epimerase/dehydratase family protein, with product MKVLVLGGDGFCGWPASLHLSARGDDVVIVDNFSRRRIDEELGVQSLTPIRSMVERRAAWREISGRDVRVVELDIAQDYPGLLQLITDERPDAIVHYAEQRAAPYSMKSGKHKRYTIDNNVNATHNVLCAIVESGRDVHLVHLGTMGVYGYGTAGMSIPEGYLNIQVPTPEAVVETEILYPSNPGSIYHMTKVLDQTMFAYYAKNDELRITDLHQGIIWGTNTEQTKLDERLVNRFDYDGDYGTVLNRFLMQAAVGYPLTVHGTGGQTRAFIHIQDMVRCIALALDNPPSRGDRVKIFNQMTETHRVRDLAAIVSRLTGARIETVPDPRKEALENELIVHNDKFLALGLHPITLDEGLLREINETAAKYADRADLTHIPATSLWTREQQAGIPASVKLDA from the coding sequence ATGAAGGTTCTGGTTCTGGGCGGGGACGGCTTTTGTGGTTGGCCGGCGTCGTTGCACCTGTCGGCGCGGGGTGACGACGTCGTGATCGTGGACAACTTCTCCCGCCGCCGGATCGACGAGGAACTGGGGGTGCAGTCGCTGACACCCATCCGCTCGATGGTCGAGCGTCGTGCGGCCTGGCGCGAGATCTCCGGGCGCGACGTCCGCGTCGTGGAGCTCGACATCGCCCAGGACTACCCCGGCCTGCTCCAGTTGATCACCGACGAGCGTCCCGACGCGATCGTCCACTACGCCGAGCAGCGTGCCGCGCCGTACTCGATGAAGTCGGGCAAGCACAAGCGGTACACGATCGACAACAACGTCAACGCGACGCACAACGTGCTGTGCGCGATCGTGGAGTCGGGACGCGACGTCCATCTGGTGCATCTGGGCACCATGGGGGTCTACGGCTACGGCACCGCCGGGATGTCGATCCCCGAGGGGTACCTCAACATCCAGGTGCCGACCCCCGAGGCGGTCGTCGAGACCGAGATCCTCTACCCCAGCAATCCAGGGTCGATCTACCACATGACCAAGGTGCTCGACCAGACGATGTTCGCCTACTACGCGAAGAACGACGAACTGCGCATCACCGACCTGCACCAGGGCATCATCTGGGGTACCAACACCGAGCAGACGAAGCTCGACGAGCGTCTGGTCAACCGTTTCGACTACGACGGCGACTACGGCACCGTGCTCAACCGGTTCCTCATGCAGGCCGCGGTCGGCTACCCGCTCACCGTGCACGGCACGGGCGGCCAGACGCGTGCGTTCATCCACATCCAGGACATGGTGCGATGTATCGCGCTGGCCCTCGACAACCCGCCGTCGCGGGGCGATCGAGTGAAGATCTTCAACCAGATGACCGAGACCCACCGCGTCCGAGACCTCGCCGCCATCGTGTCGCGGCTCACCGGCGCCAGGATCGAGACGGTTCCGGATCCGCGCAAGGAGGCGCTGGAGAACGAGCTGATCGTCCACAACGACAAGTTCCTGGCCCTGGGCCTCCACCCGATCACCCTGGACGAGGGCCTGCTCCGGGAGATCAACGAGACGGCTGCGAAGTACGCCGACAGGGCCGACCTCACACACATTCCCGCGACGTCGCTGTGGACGCGGGAGCAACAGGCGGGAATCCCGGCTTCGGTGAAGCTCGACGCCTGA
- a CDS encoding glycosyltransferase translates to MRIAMFTEVFLPKIDGVVTRVLRTLDELSEMGHEVLVFAPGDPPPYYAGFEVVRVRSLPFRPVYPEVRVGLPTPRIAERMVDFRPDVVHAVNPVWLAAYGVLSAEHRDRPLLASYHTQVASYTRKMHLGWLEGTAQRWTRSLHNRAEVNLCTSPQMVDAAIAAGVKRVDLWPKAVDTKTYRPDARTDRMRRRLTDDHPDMPLAIYVGRMSNEKGIDDLLEPVHRLRGVRFAFVGSGPARERLQHAFAGTNTVFTGYLTGHELAEAYASADMFVFPSTTETLGFAGLEAMASGVPVIGARAGGIPHLFDDGVEGILFTPHDADEIMAAISRLVDDEPLRRRMGEAARIATNKYTWRASTEALVGFYELAIDRHEACRRRRPGTRG, encoded by the coding sequence ATGCGCATCGCGATGTTCACCGAGGTCTTCCTGCCGAAGATCGACGGTGTGGTCACCCGGGTGCTCCGCACGCTGGACGAGCTGTCGGAGATGGGGCACGAGGTGCTTGTGTTCGCACCCGGGGATCCCCCGCCCTACTACGCGGGCTTCGAGGTCGTCAGGGTGCGCTCCCTGCCGTTCCGCCCGGTGTACCCGGAGGTTCGGGTGGGCCTGCCGACACCGAGGATCGCCGAGAGGATGGTCGACTTCCGGCCCGACGTCGTCCATGCGGTGAACCCGGTCTGGCTGGCGGCCTACGGAGTCTTGTCCGCGGAGCACCGTGACAGGCCGCTGCTGGCGTCCTACCACACCCAGGTCGCCAGCTACACCCGCAAGATGCACCTCGGGTGGCTCGAGGGCACGGCCCAGCGGTGGACGCGTTCGCTCCACAACCGGGCCGAGGTCAATCTGTGCACTTCACCGCAGATGGTGGACGCCGCGATCGCCGCCGGGGTGAAACGCGTCGATCTGTGGCCCAAGGCGGTGGACACGAAGACCTACCGCCCCGACGCGCGGACGGACCGTATGCGCCGGCGGCTCACCGACGACCATCCGGACATGCCGCTGGCGATCTACGTGGGCCGGATGTCGAACGAGAAGGGCATCGACGACCTGCTCGAGCCGGTGCACCGTCTGCGCGGCGTGCGTTTTGCCTTCGTCGGGTCGGGCCCGGCACGCGAGCGACTGCAGCACGCGTTCGCCGGGACGAACACGGTGTTCACCGGATACCTCACCGGGCACGAGTTGGCCGAGGCCTATGCCAGCGCCGACATGTTCGTGTTCCCCTCGACCACCGAGACCCTCGGGTTCGCGGGACTGGAGGCGATGGCCAGCGGCGTCCCCGTGATCGGGGCGCGCGCCGGCGGCATCCCGCACCTGTTCGACGACGGTGTCGAGGGAATCCTGTTCACCCCCCACGACGCGGACGAGATCATGGCGGCGATCTCGCGGCTCGTGGACGACGAGCCTCTGCGCCGGCGTATGGGTGAGGCGGCGAGGATCGCGACCAATAAGTACACATGGCGCGCGTCCACCGAGGCACTCGTAGGCTTCTACGAGTTGGCGATCGACAGGCACGAGGCCTGCAGACGCCGGCGCCCGGGCACTCGAGGGTGA
- a CDS encoding acyl-CoA carboxylase subunit beta has translation MTDTVTPEQSSNDHLTTLRAMREKAIQGGGTKRIEAQHAKGKMTARERLSILLDEGSFQELGALATHQLTDFGMDDKRFPGDGVITGFGKINGRRVAVYAQDFTVLGGSFSQVQAQKINKIQDLALESGIPIVGLNDSGGARVQEGVRSLAAYGEVFQRNVASSGVIPQISLIMGPCAGGAVYSPALTDFTVMVDTTSNMFLTGPEIVASVTGEQVTAEELGGAAVHAGRSGVAQFEARSEVEALELTKLLLSYLPSNTSEDAPTLVTDDSPDRMDDNLNELVPDDDRKAYDMRDVLDAVFDADSILEVHQSFAPNAIVAFARLDGRPVGIVANQPMVMSGVLDIDSSDKISRFIRICDVYSIPIITFVDCPGYLPGVEQEYNGVIRHGAKIIYAYCQSTVPKISVVTRKAIGGSYVALSSKQMGADVAFAWPTAQIAVMGPEGAARLLHGKAIKASEDPAATEAEFIAEYRERFFNPYRAADLGQIDEVIEPRETRPRLVRALEVLQTKVSTAVPKKHGLFPV, from the coding sequence ATGACTGACACCGTGACGCCAGAGCAGTCGTCCAACGACCATCTGACGACACTGCGCGCGATGCGCGAGAAGGCCATTCAAGGGGGTGGAACCAAACGCATCGAGGCGCAGCACGCCAAGGGGAAGATGACAGCGCGTGAGCGGCTGTCCATTCTGTTGGACGAGGGCTCCTTCCAGGAGCTCGGTGCTTTGGCCACCCATCAACTGACCGACTTCGGCATGGACGACAAGCGCTTTCCCGGCGACGGCGTCATCACCGGATTCGGCAAGATCAACGGTCGCCGCGTGGCGGTCTACGCGCAGGACTTCACGGTGCTGGGCGGCTCCTTCAGCCAGGTCCAGGCCCAGAAGATCAACAAGATCCAGGATCTGGCTCTGGAAAGCGGTATCCCGATCGTGGGTCTGAACGACTCCGGCGGCGCCCGCGTCCAGGAGGGCGTCCGCAGCCTCGCCGCCTACGGCGAGGTCTTCCAGCGCAACGTGGCCTCCTCGGGCGTCATCCCGCAGATCAGCCTGATTATGGGCCCCTGCGCGGGCGGAGCCGTCTACTCCCCGGCGTTGACCGACTTCACGGTCATGGTCGACACCACGTCGAACATGTTCCTGACCGGGCCGGAGATCGTCGCGTCGGTGACCGGAGAGCAGGTGACGGCCGAGGAGCTCGGCGGTGCTGCCGTGCACGCCGGCCGCAGCGGTGTGGCCCAGTTCGAGGCCCGCAGCGAGGTGGAGGCACTGGAGCTGACCAAGCTGCTCCTGAGCTACCTTCCGTCGAACACCTCCGAGGACGCGCCCACGCTGGTCACCGATGACTCGCCCGACCGCATGGACGACAACCTGAACGAGCTCGTCCCCGACGACGACCGCAAGGCCTACGACATGCGCGACGTCCTCGACGCCGTGTTCGACGCGGACAGCATTCTCGAGGTGCACCAGTCGTTCGCACCGAACGCCATCGTCGCGTTCGCGCGGCTCGACGGCCGTCCGGTCGGCATCGTGGCCAATCAGCCTATGGTGATGTCCGGCGTCCTCGACATCGACTCGTCCGACAAGATCAGCCGCTTCATCCGCATCTGCGACGTCTACTCCATCCCGATCATCACGTTCGTGGACTGCCCGGGATATCTGCCGGGCGTCGAGCAGGAGTACAACGGTGTGATCCGCCACGGCGCGAAGATCATCTACGCCTACTGCCAGTCGACCGTGCCGAAGATCTCGGTGGTCACCCGCAAAGCGATCGGCGGCTCGTACGTGGCGTTGAGCTCCAAGCAGATGGGCGCCGATGTGGCGTTCGCCTGGCCCACCGCCCAGATCGCGGTCATGGGCCCGGAGGGGGCAGCGCGCTTGCTGCATGGCAAGGCGATCAAGGCGTCCGAGGATCCGGCCGCCACCGAGGCGGAGTTCATCGCGGAATACCGGGAGCGTTTCTTCAACCCGTACCGCGCTGCCGATCTCGGACAGATCGACGAGGTCATCGAGCCCCGCGAGACACGACCCCGGTTGGTGCGTGCGCTCGAGGTGCTGCAGACCAAGGTCTCGACCGCTGTGCCCAAGAAGCACGGCCTGTTCCCGGTGTAA
- a CDS encoding OadG family transporter subunit: MEDFFWSLEMTVVGMGTVFLMLIILMIALILVGRIDTLRKTKVAEVEEAPASVAPAAPVPAIEFRDPSGLTRDQIAAITVAVATHAEVRRKQGAPVNRVHAPGSRLWASRWVSMGRSSQMRNTQRR, encoded by the coding sequence ATGGAGGACTTTTTCTGGAGTCTTGAGATGACCGTGGTGGGCATGGGAACGGTGTTCCTGATGCTCATCATCCTGATGATCGCCCTGATCCTGGTCGGCAGGATCGACACCCTCCGGAAGACGAAGGTCGCAGAGGTCGAGGAGGCGCCCGCGAGTGTGGCGCCCGCCGCGCCCGTCCCGGCCATCGAGTTCCGCGACCCGAGCGGTTTGACGCGCGACCAGATCGCGGCGATCACGGTCGCCGTCGCCACCCACGCCGAAGTGCGCCGCAAGCAGGGTGCCCCTGTCAATCGCGTCCATGCTCCCGGTTCTCGCCTGTGGGCGAGCCGTTGGGTGTCGATGGGACGCTCTTCCCAGATGCGCAACACCCAGAGGAGATGA
- a CDS encoding biotin/lipoyl-containing protein, translating to MRRYTVTVNNNPYEIDVEEVSASQFQVQIDGKLVDVELTSQQDAADALIAPQIEASHRSLSDPPTGVGVAVATAPKVPAALRSENPRTPSPAVAGGTDLAYSMSAPMPGVILDVNVTAGAQVAKGDVVMVLEAMKMKNELHASRTGVIEDVLVASGEQVKYGQLLLRFVKD from the coding sequence GTGCGTCGATACACAGTCACTGTCAACAACAATCCGTATGAGATCGACGTCGAAGAGGTCAGCGCCTCCCAGTTCCAGGTGCAGATCGACGGCAAGCTCGTCGACGTCGAACTGACGTCGCAGCAGGACGCCGCCGACGCGCTGATCGCCCCGCAGATCGAGGCGTCCCACAGGTCGCTCAGCGATCCCCCGACGGGCGTCGGGGTCGCCGTGGCCACCGCCCCGAAGGTTCCCGCAGCATTGCGGTCGGAGAATCCGCGCACACCGTCGCCGGCCGTTGCGGGAGGAACCGATCTGGCCTACTCCATGAGTGCTCCGATGCCGGGGGTCATCCTGGACGTCAACGTGACCGCCGGGGCCCAGGTCGCCAAGGGCGACGTGGTCATGGTGCTCGAGGCCATGAAGATGAAGAACGAACTGCATGCCAGCCGCACCGGCGTGATCGAGGACGTCCTCGTCGCCTCGGGTGAACAGGTGAAGTATGGCCAGTTGCTGCTGCGGTTCGTGAAGGACTGA
- a CDS encoding sodium ion-translocating decarboxylase subunit beta — translation MDQSTVENLLRGVLNVQWQGLVMIAVGLLLVWLAIAKEYEPLLLLPIGAGCILANLPVSMMVGEHGMLTVFYDVGVGNELFPLLIFIGIGAMTDFGPLLENPKMVLLGAAGQFGIFLTLILAILLGFDRNEAASIGIIGAIDGPTSIYVSGKLAPNLLGPITVAAYSYMSLVPIIMPPIMRLLTTKHERTIRMPYSQREISQRTRIIFPIAVTILVGILVPFALPLIGSLMLGNLMRESKVVERLTGAAQNEMNNVVTLFLGLAIGSTMVGEDFIQLQTLFILVLGLIAFCLDTATGVLFGKLMNVVSRGKFNPLIGAAGISAFPMAARVVQREVSREDDGNFVLMHAMGANAAGQVASAVAGGVLLALMGTY, via the coding sequence ATGGACCAATCCACTGTCGAGAACCTTCTGCGCGGCGTTCTGAACGTGCAGTGGCAGGGACTCGTGATGATCGCCGTCGGCCTCCTGCTGGTCTGGCTGGCGATCGCCAAGGAGTACGAGCCTCTCCTGCTGCTCCCGATCGGTGCCGGCTGCATCCTGGCCAACCTCCCCGTGTCGATGATGGTCGGGGAACACGGGATGCTCACCGTCTTCTACGACGTCGGCGTCGGTAACGAGCTGTTCCCGTTGCTGATCTTCATCGGCATCGGGGCGATGACCGACTTCGGTCCGCTGCTCGAGAATCCCAAGATGGTGTTGCTCGGGGCGGCGGGACAGTTCGGCATCTTCCTGACGCTGATCCTGGCCATCCTGCTCGGCTTCGATCGCAACGAGGCCGCTTCCATCGGCATCATCGGCGCGATCGACGGACCCACGTCCATCTATGTGTCGGGCAAGCTGGCACCCAACCTGCTGGGCCCGATCACGGTCGCTGCGTACAGCTACATGTCGCTGGTGCCGATCATCATGCCGCCGATCATGCGGCTGCTGACCACCAAGCACGAGCGCACCATCCGCATGCCCTACTCGCAGCGCGAGATCAGCCAGCGCACCCGGATCATCTTCCCGATCGCCGTCACCATTCTGGTCGGGATCCTGGTGCCGTTCGCCCTGCCGTTGATCGGCAGCCTGATGCTCGGCAACCTGATGCGCGAGTCCAAGGTGGTCGAGCGGCTCACCGGAGCGGCCCAGAACGAGATGAACAACGTCGTCACGCTGTTCCTCGGCCTGGCCATCGGCTCCACGATGGTGGGCGAGGACTTCATCCAGCTGCAGACCCTGTTCATCCTGGTGCTGGGGCTCATCGCCTTCTGCCTCGACACCGCGACCGGCGTCCTGTTCGGCAAGCTCATGAATGTCGTGAGCCGGGGCAAGTTCAACCCGCTGATCGGCGCGGCCGGCATCAGCGCGTTCCCGATGGCCGCACGCGTCGTGCAGCGCGAGGTCTCCCGCGAGGACGACGGCAACTTCGTCCTCATGCACGCCATGGGGGCGAACGCGGCCGGGCAGGTAGCCTCCGCGGTTGCCGGCGGTGTGCTGCTGGCCCTCATGGGCACGTACTGA
- a CDS encoding Hsp70 family protein produces MQLGIDFGTTRTIVAHADRGNFPVVAFMDEGGDAHEYVPSLVALTDDGLVSGFAAQRARAAGAPVLRSFKRALASPAVNTSTLVHLGSTQVRLLEVLTVFLRDLLVALHHSSTVGPLLHDDPLGQVVIAVPAHAHSAQRYLTLEAYRQAGFSVAAMMNEPSAAGFEYTHRLRSAVSAKRTRLVVYDLGGGTFDASLVSIHDRSHAVLGSIGINRLGGDDFDVVLADLACELAGVGPDALGLERYFQLLADAQAAKEQLSPQSKRIVLDVADTTVTIPVADYYEAVTPLVEQSVAAMAPLVDGLDDGDPDLSQIAGLYLVGGASSLPLVPRLLRETFGRRVNRSPFPAASTAIGLAIAADPGSGYTLSDRLSRGFGVFREAESGERLRFDSIFDRDAVLGHEQRVERRYRAVHNVGWYRFVEYAELADAQPVGDIVPFDDVLFPFQTDLQRSGLDLRTIPVERVGEGDLINESYVIDRNGIVSVTITDLDTGYSLTRQLGLS; encoded by the coding sequence ATGCAGCTGGGCATCGACTTCGGAACCACGCGGACCATCGTGGCGCACGCTGATCGTGGCAACTTCCCGGTCGTGGCGTTCATGGACGAGGGCGGCGACGCCCATGAATACGTCCCTTCCCTTGTCGCGCTGACCGACGACGGGTTGGTGAGCGGTTTCGCCGCCCAGCGTGCCCGGGCCGCAGGGGCCCCCGTCCTGCGGTCGTTCAAGCGTGCGCTGGCCTCCCCTGCCGTCAACACCTCCACGCTGGTCCACCTGGGTTCGACCCAGGTGCGCCTGCTCGAGGTGCTCACCGTGTTCCTGCGCGACCTGCTGGTCGCCCTGCACCATTCGTCGACGGTCGGTCCCCTGCTCCACGACGATCCACTCGGCCAGGTCGTGATCGCGGTTCCCGCCCACGCTCACAGCGCCCAGCGGTACCTGACCCTGGAGGCGTACCGCCAAGCGGGCTTCAGCGTCGCCGCGATGATGAACGAGCCCTCGGCGGCGGGGTTCGAGTACACCCACCGGCTGCGCTCCGCCGTCAGCGCCAAACGCACCCGGTTGGTGGTCTACGACCTCGGGGGCGGCACGTTCGACGCCTCGCTGGTGTCGATCCACGACCGCAGCCACGCGGTGCTGGGCTCCATCGGCATCAACCGCCTGGGTGGTGACGACTTCGACGTCGTCCTGGCTGATCTGGCGTGTGAGCTGGCCGGCGTCGGCCCTGACGCGCTGGGCCTGGAACGTTACTTCCAGCTGCTGGCCGACGCGCAGGCGGCGAAGGAGCAACTGTCGCCGCAGTCGAAGCGCATCGTCCTCGATGTCGCCGACACCACGGTCACGATCCCGGTGGCCGACTACTACGAGGCCGTCACTCCGCTCGTCGAGCAGTCGGTGGCGGCCATGGCGCCGCTCGTCGACGGGCTGGACGACGGCGACCCCGACCTCAGCCAGATCGCGGGACTGTACCTGGTCGGTGGTGCGAGTTCGCTTCCCCTCGTGCCCCGCCTGCTGCGCGAGACCTTCGGACGCCGGGTGAACCGCTCACCGTTCCCCGCCGCGTCCACGGCCATCGGCCTGGCCATCGCCGCTGATCCGGGCTCGGGATACACCCTTTCGGATCGCCTGTCCCGCGGCTTCGGCGTGTTTCGCGAGGCCGAGTCCGGCGAGCGGCTGCGATTCGACTCCATCTTCGACCGCGACGCCGTCCTGGGCCATGAGCAGCGGGTCGAGCGGCGCTACCGCGCGGTTCACAACGTGGGCTGGTACCGGTTCGTGGAGTACGCCGAGCTTGCCGATGCTCAGCCGGTCGGCGATATCGTCCCCTTCGACGATGTGTTGTTCCCCTTCCAGACCGACCTGCAGCGTTCGGGGCTCGACCTGAGGACGATCCCGGTCGAACGCGTCGGGGAAGGCGACCTCATCAACGAGTCGTATGTGATCGACCGCAACGGCATCGTCTCGGTGACCATCACCGATCTCGATACTGGATACAGCCTGACGAGGCAGCTCGGCCTCAGCTGA
- a CDS encoding CE1758 family FMN-dependent luciferase-like monooxygenase, translating into MSVQIGVFSVSDITTDPTTGLTPTEHERIRAEVAIARKAEEIGLDVFAIGEHHNPPFFSSSPTTTLAYIAAQTSRLVLSTSTTLITTSDPVKIAEDFAMLQHLSDGRTDLMLGRGNTGPVYPWFGQDIRNGISLAIENYALLHRLWRETDIDWDGHFRSPLAGFTSTPRPLDGVAPFVWHGSIRSPEIAEQAAYYGDGFFHNNIFWPMEHTARMVDLYRRRYEHYGHGAYHQAIVGLGGQFFMRRNSQDAWREFQPYFDNAPVYGHGPSMEDFTAQTPLTVGSPQQVLERTLSFRDAVGDYQRQLFLLDHAGLPLKTVLEQLDLLGEILPDLRKGYAEGRPADVPDAPTHASLVAAAGGAHDSTVHAAADDVTGTSDRDTVA; encoded by the coding sequence GTGTCCGTTCAGATCGGCGTCTTCAGCGTCAGCGACATCACCACCGACCCCACCACGGGTCTCACCCCCACCGAGCACGAGCGTATCCGCGCCGAAGTCGCGATCGCCCGCAAGGCCGAAGAGATCGGCCTCGACGTCTTCGCGATCGGCGAGCACCACAACCCGCCGTTCTTCAGCTCGTCGCCCACGACCACGCTCGCCTACATCGCTGCCCAGACTTCGCGACTCGTCCTGTCGACGTCGACGACCCTGATCACCACGAGCGACCCGGTGAAGATCGCCGAGGACTTCGCGATGCTGCAGCACCTGTCGGACGGGCGCACCGACCTCATGCTGGGCCGCGGCAACACCGGCCCGGTCTACCCCTGGTTCGGCCAGGACATCCGCAACGGCATCTCCCTGGCCATCGAGAACTACGCGCTGCTGCACCGCCTGTGGCGCGAGACCGACATCGACTGGGACGGTCACTTCCGCAGCCCGCTCGCCGGCTTCACCTCCACCCCGCGTCCGCTCGACGGCGTCGCCCCGTTCGTGTGGCACGGCTCGATCCGCAGCCCAGAGATCGCCGAACAGGCCGCCTACTACGGTGACGGGTTCTTCCACAACAACATCTTCTGGCCGATGGAGCACACCGCGCGGATGGTCGACCTGTACCGACGCCGCTACGAGCACTACGGCCACGGCGCCTACCACCAGGCGATCGTCGGCCTCGGCGGCCAGTTCTTCATGCGACGCAACTCGCAGGACGCATGGCGCGAGTTCCAGCCGTACTTCGACAACGCCCCGGTGTACGGGCACGGGCCGAGCATGGAGGACTTCACCGCGCAGACGCCGCTCACCGTCGGCAGCCCCCAGCAGGTGCTGGAGCGCACCTTGTCGTTCCGGGACGCCGTCGGCGACTACCAGCGCCAGCTGTTCCTCCTCGACCACGCCGGGCTACCGCTCAAGACTGTGCTGGAGCAACTCGACCTGCTGGGTGAGATCCTGCCCGACCTTCGCAAGGGGTACGCCGAGGGCCGCCCGGCCGATGTCCCGGACGCCCCCACGCACGCCTCGCTGGTCGCTGCAGCCGGTGGCGCGCACGACTCGACCGTCCACGCGGCGGCCGACGACGTGACCGGCACCTCCGATCGCGACACCGTCGCCTGA
- a CDS encoding CE1759 family FMN reductase has translation MNIVVISAGAGSPSSTRKLADRMAGVVAEQLPGASVVTIDVRELAGDLVTAMTSGLRSEPVRQALDQVSHADGVIAVTPVFNAAYSGLFKLFFDVLDEGSLRGVPVLLGATGGTARHSLAIDQSMVPLFYYLRAVPLPSPVFAATDDWADPHSLDSRVREAVGLFVAALSGGAQAPARPRTTQDDDFDPGGDFEEMLKKVHETGTW, from the coding sequence GTGAACATCGTGGTGATCAGCGCGGGGGCCGGGAGCCCCTCGTCCACCCGCAAGCTCGCCGACCGCATGGCCGGCGTGGTCGCCGAGCAACTGCCCGGCGCGTCTGTCGTGACCATCGACGTCCGGGAGCTCGCCGGTGATCTGGTGACCGCGATGACCTCAGGCCTTCGCAGTGAGCCCGTCCGCCAGGCGCTCGACCAGGTGTCGCACGCCGACGGGGTGATCGCCGTCACGCCGGTCTTCAACGCGGCGTACTCGGGGCTGTTCAAGCTGTTCTTCGACGTGCTGGACGAGGGCAGCCTGCGCGGCGTCCCCGTGCTGCTGGGTGCGACCGGCGGCACGGCCCGGCACAGCCTGGCCATCGACCAGTCGATGGTTCCGTTGTTCTACTACCTGCGAGCCGTCCCCTTGCCGTCACCCGTGTTCGCGGCCACCGACGACTGGGCCGATCCGCACTCCCTCGACTCGAGGGTCCGGGAAGCGGTCGGCTTGTTCGTCGCCGCGCTGTCGGGCGGCGCGCAGGCCCCGGCACGCCCGCGCACCACGCAGGACGACGACTTCGATCCCGGAGGCGACTTCGAGGAGATGCTCAAGAAGGTGCACGAGACCGGCACCTGGTGA